In Ignavibacteriota bacterium, a single genomic region encodes these proteins:
- a CDS encoding LacI family DNA-binding transcriptional regulator — protein MALPTPSRRSRRTVRHATSGDVAKASGVSVMTVSRVFNPKPNVDDRTRAKVLKAARKMRSPPNLLARSLAISRTRTIGVVIPESSHSFCPEAIRGIEEVTTKAGYHLLLMHSAETADRERDALHTLEANRVDGILLSVAQNAEDEKPYERVMTLGIPLVFFDRCVRGIGATCVSIDDEESARVITHHLIEHGYTRIAHLAGPPHLGISRDRAAGYRRAHAEAGIVCGPSRTVLSGFHEDAGYAAMRSVLEFPRSAPPGRCCHQRSRRVWCHAGDH, from the coding sequence ATGGCGCTTCCCACACCATCACGGCGATCCCGGCGGACCGTACGCCACGCAACGTCGGGAGATGTTGCGAAGGCGAGCGGGGTGTCCGTCATGACCGTCTCTCGTGTCTTCAATCCCAAACCGAACGTCGATGACAGGACCCGCGCGAAGGTCCTCAAGGCCGCCCGCAAGATGCGATCCCCCCCGAACCTCCTCGCGCGGAGCCTTGCCATCAGCCGGACACGGACGATCGGCGTCGTGATCCCGGAGAGCTCGCACTCTTTTTGTCCGGAGGCGATCCGCGGCATAGAAGAAGTGACCACGAAGGCCGGGTATCATTTGCTGCTCATGCACAGTGCGGAGACGGCGGACCGCGAACGCGACGCGCTGCACACCCTCGAGGCGAACCGCGTGGACGGCATACTGCTCTCGGTTGCCCAGAACGCGGAAGATGAGAAGCCGTATGAACGGGTCATGACGCTGGGAATACCCCTGGTCTTCTTTGACCGGTGCGTCCGGGGGATCGGTGCAACCTGTGTGAGCATCGACGACGAGGAGAGTGCGCGGGTCATCACGCATCATCTCATCGAGCATGGGTACACGCGCATCGCGCATCTCGCCGGCCCACCGCACCTTGGCATCAGTCGCGACCGGGCCGCGGGCTACCGGCGCGCGCATGCGGAGGCCGGGATCGTGTGCGGTCCCTCGCGCACGGTGCTCTCCGGCTTTCATGAGGATGCAGGGTATGCAGCGATGCGTTCCGTTCTGGAGTTTCCCCGGTCGGCGCCCCCGGGCCGTTGTTGCCATCAACGATCCCGCCGCGTATGGTGCCATGCGGGCGATCACTGA
- a CDS encoding substrate-binding domain-containing protein, translated as MQRCVPFWSFPGRRPRAVVAINDPAAYGAMRAITDSGLSVPEDVAVVGFSDDLRASLIPVPLTTIRQPAYDLGCAAAERLIAAINGEKRSGKDQIVRAELVVRSSCGCTPPGTKRTLEKRS; from the coding sequence ATGCAGCGATGCGTTCCGTTCTGGAGTTTCCCCGGTCGGCGCCCCCGGGCCGTTGTTGCCATCAACGATCCCGCCGCGTATGGTGCCATGCGGGCGATCACTGATAGCGGACTGAGTGTCCCGGAAGACGTTGCGGTCGTTGGATTCTCGGACGACCTCCGTGCATCCCTGATACCCGTACCGCTGACCACCATCCGCCAACCGGCCTATGATCTTGGCTGTGCCGCTGCGGAGCGCCTCATCGCGGCGATCAATGGAGAGAAGCGTTCGGGGAAGGACCAGATCGTCCGGGCAGAACTTGTCGTGCGCAGTTCGTGTGGATGCACGCCCCCGGGAACGAAAAGGACACTGGAGAAGAGATCATGA
- a CDS encoding alpha-xylosidase — protein sequence MNARPYNAPDGFECVIRAASMATDHGSMSFDAVTECGTVVRMSFRMPLPDIWEWTIVPSGAMVPPPTGMVVSSSQPPVPVTDTPSPHGHTLFAGRSVLRIDADPWFFRMEDPEGTCLFRENPTDVDGLGRPFVLPLGIVQGAPGTQAVTFAFHLEPDEALFGLGEKFLPLNRHGQRITAWTQDAFGSTSERSHKNIPLLISTRGYGLFLDTGARIIWDLGVASCQSCTVTVEAPSLRMYLIPGRDPAEILRRYASLTGCAPVPPPWTFGLWVSSGGTYRDQPAMEALIDGLEKHGIPADVVHIDPWWMTWRKYCDFTWDATSFPDLPGLIARMREKGLRLCLWEHPYISVESELFAFGKDHGYFLLRPDGDVYVIDYGLSLAPRPDGIVREATPENSWNARVAIIDVTNADAVRWFQELHRPVFKAGADVFKTDFGEDIPADAVFANGETGKTMHNLYPLLYNEAVSEVTRQERGHGVVWGRAAIGGSQRTPVCWSGDPAADFDSLACTVRGGLSMGLSGVPFWSNDIGGYRGRPLPDLYVRWAQFGLFCSHSRMHGDSPREPWVFDDEALRIVRQYVHLRYRLFPYLYSAAIEASRTAMPVMRALPLMWPDDPHASVHDQQYMLGPSLMVAPVVHPSGKKIVYLPEGTWIDFWTGEVIRGPEILRLDVSLSTLPLYVRAGAVIPMLEQGARITGGRHERLVLSLWSDDQGTTRFADDDGETEVSVFPGLDHCTVNWQGPAARTYHIELHASGYRGVIREGDTGRARKGSMLVRL from the coding sequence ATGAATGCACGCCCGTACAATGCACCTGATGGTTTTGAATGTGTGATCCGGGCTGCATCGATGGCCACGGATCACGGGTCAATGAGCTTCGACGCGGTGACGGAATGCGGCACGGTCGTGCGGATGTCCTTCCGCATGCCATTGCCGGACATCTGGGAGTGGACCATCGTTCCTTCCGGGGCCATGGTCCCACCGCCCACCGGCATGGTCGTGTCATCGTCTCAGCCTCCCGTTCCTGTCACCGATACCCCATCACCGCATGGGCACACTCTTTTCGCCGGCCGTAGTGTCCTTCGCATCGATGCGGACCCCTGGTTCTTCCGGATGGAGGACCCGGAGGGGACATGCCTCTTCCGTGAGAATCCCACCGACGTGGACGGTCTCGGGCGGCCGTTCGTTCTTCCGCTGGGCATCGTGCAGGGAGCACCTGGCACGCAGGCCGTGACGTTCGCTTTCCATCTGGAGCCCGACGAGGCCCTGTTCGGGCTTGGCGAGAAATTCCTCCCGTTGAACAGGCACGGCCAGCGTATCACCGCATGGACGCAGGATGCCTTCGGGTCAACGAGCGAGCGATCGCATAAAAATATCCCACTTCTCATCAGCACGCGAGGGTACGGCCTCTTCCTGGATACCGGTGCGCGGATTATCTGGGACCTCGGGGTGGCGTCCTGCCAATCCTGTACGGTGACCGTCGAAGCCCCCTCTCTGCGGATGTACCTGATACCGGGCCGGGACCCTGCTGAGATCCTGAGGCGGTATGCGTCGCTCACAGGATGCGCGCCCGTCCCGCCGCCATGGACGTTCGGGCTCTGGGTCTCGTCCGGCGGTACCTACCGCGACCAGCCGGCGATGGAAGCGCTCATTGACGGCCTGGAGAAGCACGGGATCCCCGCGGACGTCGTGCATATCGACCCCTGGTGGATGACGTGGCGGAAGTATTGCGATTTCACATGGGACGCTACATCGTTCCCGGACCTTCCCGGGTTGATCGCGCGGATGCGCGAGAAAGGTCTCCGGCTCTGTTTGTGGGAGCACCCGTACATCTCGGTGGAAAGCGAACTCTTTGCGTTCGGCAAGGATCACGGGTATTTCCTGTTGAGGCCGGATGGCGACGTGTATGTGATCGACTACGGGCTCTCGCTCGCCCCGCGCCCCGACGGGATCGTCCGTGAAGCCACACCGGAGAACTCCTGGAATGCCCGCGTGGCCATCATCGATGTGACGAACGCCGATGCCGTCCGGTGGTTCCAGGAGCTCCACCGGCCGGTGTTCAAGGCCGGCGCAGATGTCTTCAAGACGGATTTCGGCGAGGATATCCCGGCGGATGCGGTCTTTGCCAATGGCGAGACGGGGAAGACGATGCACAATCTGTATCCGCTTCTCTACAATGAAGCGGTGTCGGAGGTGACGCGGCAGGAACGGGGCCACGGTGTGGTGTGGGGACGGGCGGCGATCGGCGGGAGCCAGCGCACGCCCGTGTGCTGGTCGGGCGATCCGGCTGCGGACTTCGACAGCCTTGCCTGCACGGTGCGGGGAGGGCTCTCCATGGGGCTCTCCGGCGTGCCGTTCTGGAGCAACGACATCGGCGGGTACCGCGGCAGGCCGTTGCCGGACCTGTACGTGCGGTGGGCGCAATTCGGACTCTTCTGCTCGCACAGCCGCATGCATGGCGACAGTCCGCGTGAGCCGTGGGTCTTCGACGATGAAGCCCTGAGGATCGTGCGGCAGTACGTCCATTTGCGTTACCGCCTGTTCCCGTACCTGTATAGTGCCGCCATCGAGGCGAGCCGGACGGCGATGCCTGTCATGCGCGCGCTGCCGCTGATGTGGCCCGATGATCCACACGCGTCTGTGCACGATCAGCAGTATATGCTTGGCCCGTCGCTCATGGTCGCCCCTGTCGTTCACCCATCGGGGAAGAAGATCGTCTATCTGCCGGAAGGCACGTGGATCGACTTCTGGACCGGCGAAGTGATCCGGGGGCCAGAGATTCTCCGGCTGGACGTATCGCTGTCCACCCTTCCGCTGTATGTGCGGGCCGGGGCAGTGATCCCGATGCTCGAGCAGGGTGCCCGGATCACCGGCGGGCGCCACGAGCGCCTCGTCCTGTCGCTCTGGTCGGATGATCAGGGGACCACGCGCTTCGCGGACGACGACGGCGAAACGGAAGTGAGCGTTTTCCCTGGCCTCGACCACTGCACGGTGAACTGGCAGGGGCCGGCGGCGCGGACGTATCATATTGAATTGCATGCATCCGGTTACCGTGGCGTGATACGTGAAGGCGACACCGGACGCGCGCGCAAGGGTTCCATGCTGGTCCGGTTGTGA
- the rbsD gene encoding D-ribose pyranase, with protein sequence MKKSGILHSDLAAIVAGMGHGDKLVICDCGYPIPHDKPMADCVLTVGTPGLVQTLKVVLGELHIEGAMMAKEVEQKSPAILKEIQAAIGTVPMKKISHEKFKEFCRTEPNVNFVRTGEATPFSNIVLIAGVVF encoded by the coding sequence ATGAAGAAGTCCGGTATCCTTCATTCTGATCTGGCGGCGATCGTGGCAGGGATGGGGCATGGCGACAAACTGGTCATCTGCGACTGTGGCTATCCGATACCGCACGACAAACCGATGGCCGATTGCGTGCTCACGGTCGGCACGCCCGGACTGGTGCAGACGTTGAAGGTGGTGCTGGGTGAGTTGCACATCGAGGGTGCGATGATGGCAAAGGAAGTGGAGCAGAAGAGTCCGGCGATCCTGAAGGAGATCCAGGCCGCCATCGGTACGGTGCCGATGAAGAAGATCTCGCATGAGAAGTTCAAAGAGTTCTGCCGCACCGAACCGAACGTGAACTTCGTCCGTACCGGTGAAGCAACCCCGTTCTCGAATATCGTGTTGATCGCCGGAGTGGTGTTCTAA
- a CDS encoding glycoside hydrolase family 3 C-terminal domain-containing protein: MIRHASSILIPAVLMLSVAGMATAPAQHRDLRATYMQRTAPVEARVADLLSRMTLEEKIAQLRCTTKKVVWGNNLTADGVGGVGPIFRRFTATAAAESINSVQRMAVDRTRLGIPILFHDEALHGLIGTKVTSFPQAIGLAATWDPALMGRVATVIAKETRARGIRQVLSPVVNIARDVRWGRVGETYGEDPLLHARMGVAFCEAIENEGVLTTPKHFVVNNGEGGRDSYPVSMGERELREVYLAPFKACIQEGHATSVMASYNSLNDVPASASHWLLTDILRKEWGFQGFVVSDYGSVAGIREKHGAAATMREAAAMAVEAGLDMELPDIIYYGDPLVDAAKDGLVSMDAVHRAVANILRAKFRLGLFESPYVDAAQADAVNDAPAHRALARDAARKAIVLLKNEAHTLPLSKSIKRIAVVGPCADSVVLGDYSGYGMKAVTLREGIAAAVPSAQLVYEKGASVGFDVLPMIPAENLVPAGAPPGAHGLKAEYFDNMTFSGTPRIVRVDPGVQFTWAMGSPDSLIPREQFSVRWTGKLVPTVSGLYRIGAATDDGVRLWIDGKLMLERWFDRGATLDDVTMRFEAGRAYDIRMDYYENSGWCHAALVWRRLTEVDPAQAAAVEAVRKADAAIIAVGIIEGEGYDRTHLELPGGQEALIRAVAATGKPTIVVIYSGNAVTMANWIDSVAAVVEAWYPGEEGGNAIADVLFGDMNPGGKLPVTFPQHVGQVPLYYNHKPTGRGDDYTDLSGKPLFPFGHGLSYTTFSYANLDIAPAAISPDSTVQIRIDVRNTGTRTGDEVVQVYTHDPIASFTRPVKALKAFQRITLAPGAQQTMVFTLRGAELSYPGADLKPVLEPGMIEVMVGSSSEDIRRTGSFAVTGPTK; the protein is encoded by the coding sequence ATGATCAGACACGCATCTTCGATCCTCATCCCGGCGGTCCTGATGCTGTCCGTTGCCGGCATGGCCACAGCGCCGGCCCAGCACCGTGACCTCCGGGCAACCTACATGCAGCGCACGGCACCGGTCGAAGCACGCGTGGCCGATCTGCTCTCCAGGATGACCCTCGAGGAGAAGATCGCCCAGCTCCGGTGCACGACGAAGAAGGTGGTCTGGGGCAACAACCTCACAGCCGACGGCGTCGGCGGCGTTGGCCCCATCTTCCGCCGGTTCACGGCAACCGCAGCCGCGGAAAGCATCAACTCTGTCCAGAGGATGGCGGTCGATCGGACCAGGCTCGGCATCCCGATCCTGTTCCATGATGAGGCGCTCCACGGACTCATCGGCACGAAGGTCACGAGCTTCCCGCAGGCCATCGGACTCGCGGCGACCTGGGACCCCGCGCTCATGGGCAGGGTCGCGACGGTGATCGCGAAGGAAACGCGTGCACGCGGCATCCGCCAGGTCCTGTCGCCGGTCGTGAACATCGCACGCGATGTACGCTGGGGGCGGGTCGGCGAAACGTACGGCGAGGATCCTCTCCTCCATGCCCGGATGGGTGTGGCCTTCTGCGAAGCGATCGAGAATGAAGGTGTGCTGACGACCCCGAAGCACTTCGTGGTGAATAACGGGGAAGGAGGCCGCGATTCCTATCCGGTCTCCATGGGAGAACGCGAACTCCGTGAGGTCTACCTGGCACCGTTCAAAGCGTGCATCCAGGAAGGCCACGCCACGTCCGTGATGGCATCATACAACTCCCTGAACGACGTCCCCGCCTCTGCCAGCCACTGGCTCCTCACGGACATTCTCCGGAAGGAGTGGGGATTTCAGGGATTCGTCGTCTCGGATTACGGTTCCGTTGCCGGGATCCGCGAAAAGCACGGCGCAGCAGCCACGATGCGTGAAGCCGCGGCGATGGCCGTGGAAGCGGGGCTGGATATGGAGCTCCCGGACATCATCTACTATGGCGATCCCCTCGTCGACGCCGCGAAAGACGGACTGGTATCGATGGACGCGGTGCACCGGGCCGTCGCCAACATCCTCCGTGCAAAATTCCGGCTGGGATTGTTCGAATCGCCCTACGTGGATGCCGCGCAGGCGGATGCGGTCAACGATGCACCCGCTCACCGTGCCCTTGCCCGGGACGCTGCACGCAAGGCGATCGTCCTCCTGAAGAACGAAGCGCATACCCTCCCGCTCAGCAAAAGCATCAAACGCATCGCCGTGGTCGGGCCGTGTGCGGACTCCGTGGTGCTCGGCGATTACAGCGGCTATGGTATGAAGGCTGTGACCCTGCGTGAAGGGATCGCGGCGGCGGTGCCCTCTGCACAGCTCGTGTACGAAAAAGGCGCGAGCGTCGGCTTCGATGTCCTTCCGATGATCCCCGCAGAGAATCTGGTACCTGCAGGCGCCCCCCCGGGCGCTCATGGCCTGAAAGCCGAGTACTTTGACAACATGACATTCTCCGGTACACCGCGCATCGTCCGCGTGGATCCGGGTGTGCAGTTCACGTGGGCCATGGGATCTCCCGACTCCCTCATCCCGCGCGAACAGTTCTCCGTGCGCTGGACAGGGAAACTGGTCCCCACGGTGAGCGGTCTGTACCGTATCGGGGCAGCCACCGACGACGGCGTGCGGCTCTGGATCGACGGAAAACTGATGCTCGAACGGTGGTTCGACCGCGGCGCAACGCTGGACGATGTGACGATGCGGTTCGAGGCCGGCAGGGCGTACGACATCAGGATGGACTACTACGAGAACAGCGGCTGGTGCCATGCGGCGCTGGTCTGGCGCCGGTTGACCGAGGTCGATCCCGCTCAGGCCGCGGCCGTGGAAGCCGTCAGGAAGGCCGATGCGGCGATCATCGCAGTGGGCATCATCGAGGGTGAAGGATACGACCGGACGCATCTGGAACTCCCCGGCGGACAGGAAGCACTCATCCGTGCCGTTGCCGCCACGGGGAAGCCGACCATCGTCGTGATCTACAGCGGCAACGCCGTCACGATGGCGAACTGGATCGACAGCGTCGCCGCTGTCGTCGAAGCGTGGTACCCCGGTGAGGAGGGCGGCAATGCCATCGCCGATGTGCTCTTCGGCGACATGAACCCGGGCGGCAAACTCCCGGTCACGTTCCCGCAGCACGTCGGACAGGTACCGTTGTACTACAACCACAAGCCCACGGGGCGGGGCGACGATTACACGGATCTCAGCGGCAAACCGCTCTTCCCCTTCGGCCACGGACTCAGCTACACGACATTCTCGTATGCAAACCTGGACATTGCTCCTGCCGCGATCTCACCCGACAGCACCGTGCAGATACGGATCGACGTGAGAAACACCGGAACGCGTACCGGCGATGAGGTCGTGCAGGTGTATACGCATGACCCCATCGCCTCCTTCACCCGGCCTGTGAAAGCACTCAAGGCCTTCCAGCGTATCACACTCGCCCCCGGTGCGCAGCAGACCATGGTCTTCACTCTCCGTGGCGCAGAATTGTCGTACCCCGGCGCCGACCTCAAGCCAGTGCTCGAACCCGGTATGATCGAGGTGATGGTCGGCAGCTCATCGGAAGACATCCGGCGCACGGGCTCATTCGCGGTAACAGGACCAACGAAATGA
- a CDS encoding alpha-mannosidase produces MARPTLHLICNAHLDPVWQWRWEEGCGEALSTFGTAVRMLDAHPGLIFNHNEAILYRWVQRYDPALFRAIQKRVRAGRWHISGGWYLQPDVNLPLIESIIRHIAEGRRFFAEHFDAHPTVAYNFDSFGHGGGLPQVLNQAGYTMYIHMRPQEAERHIPSDLYRWQGVDGSEILTYRIAVGLYHTERDNIEQRLAEGTELALKLNRDVPVFWGIGNHGGGATQEDLETIDAFIAKERRVRIVHSTPERLFTALKPHARTAPVVQGDIQRVFTGCYTSLSRLKRRALATSSALLQTEALATASWWAGKDEYPAGELQQAWEQTLFNDFHDILPGSCTQPAEQDALDLYGAAASTISTVRMGTAAALNRGPHHPAYIPVTILNANTALTRVPVDVECMLDLRPKWTGTWHLRVTTPDGTEIPCQEEQPESLLPFNQWRRKLSFVADLPQLGAARYVIAIHEGSRTTSPATPCVRHTADPMTGLLASLDAGNHREVLAGPMMQPLVVEDTGDAWGADVWNYRKVLGAFTPKGKSPVVLHDGPVRRTTESSLTHEASTATIRTTVSPDWPVIEYSFRIHWHEAHKRLKLSIPTVFRSSALLCEIPGGAITRPADGEEHVHGRWCMVSGQIGGKDTALGIVSCGQHGVDLKDGEIRLSVLRSAAYCHEKGLPIPDPPARRYMDQGEHEFRMLVIAGDTAQVRAALPALADHLSAPPAVYAHLPFGTPAKATKPSQALPASTGLVTIGSPAVRLQALRRTDDGKALLMRLQDTSGEPTRTTVRIAGIKKAIAVKFAPFEIKTLRISRTGSCREVHLLEVH; encoded by the coding sequence ATGGCACGCCCCACCCTGCACCTGATCTGCAACGCCCACCTCGATCCCGTCTGGCAATGGCGATGGGAGGAGGGGTGCGGTGAAGCTCTGTCGACGTTCGGCACGGCGGTCCGCATGCTCGACGCCCACCCGGGCCTGATCTTCAACCACAACGAGGCCATTCTCTATCGTTGGGTGCAGCGCTACGACCCCGCCCTGTTCCGCGCGATCCAGAAGCGCGTCCGCGCCGGCCGCTGGCATATCAGCGGCGGCTGGTATCTGCAGCCCGACGTCAATCTGCCCTTGATCGAATCCATCATCCGGCATATCGCGGAAGGCCGGCGCTTCTTCGCCGAACACTTCGATGCCCACCCAACGGTCGCGTACAATTTCGATTCGTTCGGCCATGGCGGCGGGCTCCCGCAGGTGCTGAACCAGGCGGGCTATACGATGTATATCCATATGCGTCCGCAGGAGGCCGAACGCCACATCCCGTCAGACCTGTACCGCTGGCAGGGCGTGGATGGCTCGGAGATCCTGACGTACCGCATCGCCGTCGGACTCTATCACACCGAACGGGACAACATCGAACAGCGCCTTGCCGAAGGAACGGAACTCGCTCTGAAGCTGAACCGGGATGTCCCGGTCTTCTGGGGGATCGGGAACCACGGCGGCGGCGCCACACAGGAAGACCTCGAAACGATCGATGCGTTCATAGCGAAGGAACGCCGGGTACGCATCGTCCACAGTACACCGGAACGGCTCTTCACGGCCCTGAAACCACACGCCCGCACCGCGCCTGTTGTGCAGGGCGATATCCAGCGGGTCTTCACCGGTTGCTACACGTCTCTGTCGCGCTTGAAGCGAAGGGCACTTGCCACCTCATCGGCACTCCTCCAGACGGAAGCTCTGGCAACTGCGTCCTGGTGGGCAGGCAAAGATGAATACCCCGCCGGCGAATTGCAGCAGGCATGGGAGCAGACGTTGTTCAATGATTTCCACGATATCCTCCCCGGCTCATGTACACAGCCGGCGGAACAGGATGCCCTCGACCTCTACGGCGCCGCGGCATCCACCATCAGCACCGTACGCATGGGCACCGCAGCGGCACTCAACAGGGGCCCGCACCACCCTGCATATATACCGGTCACGATCCTGAACGCCAACACGGCGCTGACCCGCGTGCCGGTTGACGTGGAGTGCATGCTGGACCTCCGCCCCAAATGGACGGGCACCTGGCATCTCCGCGTTACGACGCCGGACGGAACAGAGATCCCCTGCCAGGAAGAGCAACCGGAATCACTCCTCCCCTTCAACCAGTGGCGGCGAAAACTGAGTTTCGTGGCCGACCTTCCGCAACTCGGCGCTGCACGGTATGTCATCGCCATCCACGAAGGAAGCCGGACGACCAGCCCCGCCACGCCGTGCGTCCGTCATACCGCCGACCCGATGACAGGACTCCTCGCATCGCTCGATGCCGGGAACCATCGCGAAGTCCTTGCCGGCCCGATGATGCAGCCGCTTGTCGTCGAGGATACCGGGGACGCCTGGGGTGCCGATGTCTGGAACTACCGGAAGGTTCTCGGGGCATTCACCCCCAAAGGTAAGTCCCCTGTCGTACTGCACGACGGACCGGTGCGCAGGACCACCGAGTCCTCTCTCACACACGAGGCATCGACCGCAACGATCCGGACCACCGTCTCTCCCGACTGGCCGGTGATCGAGTACTCCTTCCGCATCCACTGGCATGAGGCTCACAAACGCCTCAAGCTTTCCATCCCGACAGTCTTCCGTTCATCGGCATTGCTCTGCGAGATCCCCGGCGGTGCGATCACACGCCCGGCGGACGGAGAGGAACATGTCCACGGGCGCTGGTGCATGGTGTCCGGACAGATCGGCGGCAAAGACACAGCCCTCGGCATCGTGAGCTGCGGCCAGCACGGCGTGGACCTGAAGGATGGCGAGATCCGGTTGTCGGTCCTCCGGAGCGCAGCATATTGCCACGAGAAAGGCCTGCCGATCCCCGACCCGCCGGCACGGCGATATATGGACCAGGGCGAACATGAGTTCCGCATGCTTGTGATCGCTGGCGACACGGCACAGGTACGCGCAGCGCTCCCGGCACTCGCAGATCATCTCTCCGCACCGCCTGCGGTGTACGCGCATCTCCCGTTCGGGACGCCTGCGAAGGCCACAAAGCCCTCACAAGCATTGCCCGCTTCAACAGGACTCGTTACGATCGGCTCCCCGGCGGTCCGCCTGCAAGCACTCAGGAGAACGGACGACGGCAAAGCGCTCCTCATGCGGCTCCAGGACACATCGGGGGAACCCACGCGGACAACCGTCCGGATCGCGGGGATCAAGAAGGCCATCGCAGTGAAGTTCGCGCCGTTCGAGATCAAGACACTCCGGATCTCCCGCACGGGTTCGTGCCGGGAGGTTCATCTGTTGGAGGTCCATTGA
- a CDS encoding PEGA domain-containing protein produces MGQDIVGQHPSRLLCIVFCLLVPTLLVAQPSTPVTIPQLSSIPSALSRVKVSCAPESCRVYLDSVYRGRSPIVIDSVAPGPHSVWVFKVGYTSVETRFATHAGETAEILPRLLPSFGTLVLTSNQEGTRFFLDGKAIGDDAASDTAVVPTTYMLEARSGDRSAFTEISVTRDQRNIWRAALGVPSAGRAILGGLFPGTNQLSDASFLKGFLFLGAAVGSVAYLTMTDRAYRTAASAFDDAQATYLAARDEATARSAHELMKVKQEALRDASRRAYVALGATVLVWALNLADVILHHALKDTIKKISGMSSMQISTSRQA; encoded by the coding sequence GTGGGCCAGGACATCGTTGGTCAACACCCATCACGTCTCCTCTGCATAGTCTTCTGCCTGCTCGTTCCCACGCTGCTCGTTGCACAACCATCGACACCTGTCACGATCCCTCAACTCTCGTCGATCCCGTCTGCTCTTTCCCGGGTGAAGGTGAGCTGTGCCCCGGAGAGTTGCCGCGTCTATCTGGACAGCGTGTACCGGGGACGGAGCCCGATCGTGATCGATAGTGTTGCTCCGGGTCCGCATTCGGTCTGGGTCTTCAAGGTCGGGTACACTTCTGTTGAGACCCGCTTTGCCACCCATGCGGGCGAGACAGCGGAGATCCTTCCGCGGCTTCTCCCTTCATTCGGGACGCTTGTCCTGACCTCCAATCAAGAGGGTACCCGATTCTTCCTCGACGGAAAAGCGATCGGTGATGACGCCGCATCCGATACCGCGGTCGTTCCGACCACCTACATGTTGGAGGCACGATCCGGTGATCGATCAGCATTCACCGAGATCAGCGTCACGCGCGATCAGCGGAATATCTGGCGCGCAGCTCTGGGTGTGCCGTCGGCAGGGCGTGCGATTCTCGGTGGCCTCTTTCCCGGCACGAACCAATTGTCTGATGCGTCATTCCTGAAGGGGTTTCTCTTCCTTGGCGCTGCAGTGGGGAGCGTCGCCTATCTCACGATGACAGACCGCGCGTATCGGACGGCCGCGAGTGCGTTTGACGATGCGCAGGCCACGTATCTCGCTGCCCGGGACGAAGCGACAGCCAGGTCAGCGCATGAACTCATGAAAGTGAAACAAGAAGCTCTGAGGGATGCCTCGCGACGGGCATATGTGGCACTCGGCGCCACCGTCCTGGTCTGGGCTTTGAATCTGGCCGATGTCATTCTGCATCATGCGCTCAAGGACACGATCAAGAAGATCTCTGGCATGTCCTCGATGCAGATCTCCACCAGCCGTCAGGCTTAA